In Variovorax paradoxus, a single genomic region encodes these proteins:
- a CDS encoding acyl-CoA dehydrogenase family protein: MMTKAPAPPSTAHLALPFFDDAHRALADGLLPWAAAQEVDERDDRAACREWVRRLGDGGWLRYAVPGSAGGALERLDSRALVLLRETLGYHSPLADFAFAMQGLGSGAITLAGTPEQQSRYLTAVGKGDKIAAFALSEPDAGSDVAAMAMRAEATSDGWRLNGEKTWISNGGIADFYCVFAKTDPTGGTRGITVFIVDATTPGLDTSAHIDVMAPHPLATLRFDNCVVPRTSQLGELNGGFKLAMRTLDIFRASVAAAALGMGRRALAEAVAHSKKRRMFGQTLADFQLTQAKLGEMAALIDSAALLTYRAAWMRDDAERRGAPAVGDVSAAAAMAKMCATENASRVIDMALQMHGGLGVKVGTKIESLYRDIRSLRIYEGATEVQQLIIGKSVLRG; the protein is encoded by the coding sequence ATGATGACCAAGGCACCCGCTCCACCGTCGACAGCGCACCTGGCGCTGCCGTTCTTCGACGATGCGCATCGCGCACTGGCCGACGGGCTCCTGCCCTGGGCGGCCGCGCAGGAAGTGGACGAGCGCGACGACCGCGCGGCCTGCCGCGAATGGGTACGCCGCCTGGGCGATGGCGGCTGGCTCCGCTATGCCGTGCCCGGCAGCGCGGGCGGTGCGCTGGAGCGTCTGGATTCGCGCGCGCTCGTGCTGTTGCGCGAAACGCTGGGCTACCACTCGCCGCTGGCCGACTTCGCCTTTGCGATGCAGGGGCTGGGCAGTGGCGCTATCACGCTCGCGGGCACACCGGAGCAGCAGTCTCGATACCTGACGGCCGTTGGCAAGGGCGACAAGATCGCGGCCTTCGCGCTCAGCGAGCCCGACGCCGGCTCCGACGTGGCGGCCATGGCCATGCGCGCCGAAGCCACCAGCGATGGCTGGCGCCTGAACGGCGAGAAGACCTGGATCAGCAATGGCGGCATCGCCGACTTCTATTGCGTGTTCGCCAAGACCGATCCGACGGGCGGCACGCGCGGCATCACCGTGTTCATCGTCGACGCGACGACGCCCGGCCTCGACACCTCCGCGCACATCGACGTGATGGCGCCGCACCCGCTCGCCACGCTGCGCTTCGACAACTGCGTGGTGCCGCGCACCTCGCAGCTCGGCGAGCTCAACGGCGGCTTCAAGCTGGCGATGCGCACGCTCGACATCTTTCGCGCGTCGGTGGCGGCCGCGGCGCTCGGCATGGGTCGCCGCGCACTGGCGGAAGCCGTCGCGCATTCGAAGAAGCGCCGCATGTTCGGCCAGACGCTCGCCGACTTCCAGCTCACGCAGGCCAAGCTCGGCGAGATGGCCGCGTTGATCGACAGCGCCGCATTGCTTACCTATCGCGCGGCATGGATGCGCGACGACGCCGAACGGCGCGGCGCACCCGCGGTGGGCGATGTGTCGGCCGCGGCCGCGATGGCGAAGATGTGCGCCACCGAGAACGCAAGCCGCGTGATCGACATGGCCCTGCAGATGCATGGCGGCCTCGGCGTGAAGGTTGGCACGAAGATTGAGAGCCTCTACCGCGACATCCGCTCGCTGCGCATCTACGAAGGCGCGACGGAGGTTCAACAACTGATCATTGGCAAATCCGTTCTGCGGGGATAA